Proteins found in one Alteromonas macleodii genomic segment:
- a CDS encoding patatin-like phospholipase family protein, with translation MKSALVVEGGAMRGIFAAGVLDKFMEQDYYPFDFTLGVSAGATNLSTYVSKMQGLSKTIITQYATKREFFSPLRFIKGGHMTDVHWLWHHSKQSMNIPSPGEKSSMPLYVGITNAESGECEYIQATETNVDELMVASCALPTAYRDEIIINGTRYLDGGVADAIPAIKAYNMGARDITVILSQPLGFTKPEVKSTWLMQKMYGNQPAILEKMLKRATIYNETLDFFKQPPTDCIIRVIAPDEAFCVKRLTMDKKKLLRGYGQGRRMARRHLKNLNSNADGLNYQIA, from the coding sequence ATGAAAAGTGCATTAGTTGTAGAAGGTGGCGCTATGCGCGGAATATTTGCGGCTGGCGTACTAGATAAATTCATGGAGCAAGACTATTACCCCTTTGATTTTACGCTAGGGGTGTCCGCTGGGGCGACAAATTTGTCGACTTACGTTTCCAAAATGCAAGGTTTGAGTAAAACTATTATCACCCAATATGCAACGAAGCGAGAGTTCTTTAGTCCGCTACGATTCATAAAAGGTGGTCATATGACAGATGTGCATTGGTTATGGCATCATTCAAAGCAATCAATGAACATTCCCTCTCCAGGTGAAAAGAGCAGTATGCCCTTGTACGTGGGTATTACGAATGCTGAATCAGGTGAATGTGAATATATTCAGGCCACAGAAACTAATGTAGACGAATTGATGGTAGCATCTTGTGCGCTACCTACCGCATATCGAGATGAAATAATCATTAACGGTACGCGCTACCTGGATGGCGGAGTTGCAGATGCAATACCTGCAATTAAAGCTTATAACATGGGGGCAAGGGACATTACCGTAATACTTTCTCAACCACTTGGGTTTACTAAGCCTGAAGTAAAATCAACCTGGTTGATGCAAAAGATGTATGGAAACCAACCCGCAATTCTAGAAAAAATGCTTAAGCGCGCGACCATTTATAATGAAACCCTCGATTTTTTTAAACAACCACCGACCGACTGCATCATTCGAGTAATAGCACCGGATGAAGCTTTCTGCGTTAAACGACTTACTATGGATAAGAAGAAGTTATTGAGAGGTTATGGGCAGGGTAGGCGTATGGCCCGACGTCATCTTAAAAATCTTAATTCAAATGCTGATGGTTTAAATTACCAAATAGCCTAG
- a CDS encoding RNA methyltransferase, whose amino-acid sequence MQIANQKISIGLVNPKNPVNVASILRAAGCYGVASVFYTGQRYRFAKDFNADTKAFHKVIPTVGVDNLRDVVPEGASVVAVELVEGAEPLPTFEHPENAFYILGPEDGSVGEDTLSWCDHVVYVPTYSCMNLAATANVLLYDRLSKSDFVSGDALIRQSRDTNNKTKIK is encoded by the coding sequence GTGCAAATAGCAAATCAAAAAATTTCGATTGGGCTAGTTAACCCAAAAAATCCAGTCAACGTAGCATCTATTTTACGTGCTGCTGGATGCTACGGTGTCGCTAGCGTGTTTTATACGGGGCAGCGTTATCGTTTCGCTAAAGACTTTAATGCAGATACGAAAGCGTTTCATAAGGTTATTCCGACGGTTGGCGTTGATAATTTACGGGATGTTGTACCAGAGGGGGCGTCCGTAGTTGCGGTTGAACTTGTTGAAGGCGCTGAGCCTTTACCAACGTTTGAACACCCAGAAAATGCCTTTTATATTCTAGGCCCTGAAGATGGAAGTGTAGGCGAAGACACTCTCTCGTGGTGCGACCACGTTGTTTATGTACCCACGTATTCGTGTATGAATTTGGCGGCAACAGCGAATGTTTTACTGTATGACCGCCTATCAAAGTCTGATTTTGTAAGTGGGGATGCGCTTATCAGACAAAGCCGAGATACCAATAATAAGACAAAGATAAAATAG
- a CDS encoding PEP-CTERM/exosortase system-associated acyltransferase: MKTTTMSAARALNSAVTNKLNQLPRQLLKAFPRRLSLEETITSFFFSRYELVIANEENEKQVSYKTRHKVYCEEMKFEQKNAAAIEKDKYDDRAINCYIKHRPTGECAGTIRLVLPTEAGLSLPLEEKCADAFDDGSLLPSSCDPTSICEISRLAIPREFRVRQMRSKILPADKLKKIKQKKSTPFNVEHFPYLSIALYLMATSICQHLNIKHAYVLMEPKLARRMKAFGIHFNPVGDAVEFNGKRVPYRLSTNVLLEDLAKPLKSFHKKIHSKLDNALHAVETVPTHTARPIQKPLRVAQAA, translated from the coding sequence TTGAAAACAACAACAATGAGCGCTGCTCGTGCGCTAAATAGTGCTGTAACTAACAAGTTAAACCAGTTACCTCGACAACTGCTTAAAGCATTTCCACGCCGATTGTCACTTGAAGAAACTATCACCAGCTTCTTTTTTAGCCGTTATGAACTCGTTATAGCTAACGAAGAAAATGAAAAACAAGTGAGCTATAAAACCCGTCATAAAGTTTATTGCGAGGAAATGAAGTTTGAGCAAAAAAACGCGGCAGCCATTGAAAAAGATAAATACGACGATCGCGCCATCAACTGCTACATAAAACACCGACCAACAGGCGAATGCGCAGGTACCATTCGTTTGGTCTTGCCGACCGAAGCAGGGTTATCGCTGCCTTTAGAAGAAAAGTGCGCAGATGCTTTTGATGACGGTTCATTGCTTCCCTCTAGTTGCGACCCTACGAGCATTTGTGAGATATCAAGATTGGCAATTCCAAGAGAGTTCAGAGTTCGCCAAATGCGTTCGAAAATCCTGCCTGCCGATAAGCTTAAAAAGATAAAACAAAAGAAGAGTACACCATTTAACGTAGAGCACTTTCCTTATCTTTCTATTGCGCTGTATTTAATGGCAACCAGTATCTGCCAACACTTAAATATTAAGCATGCATACGTTTTGATGGAGCCCAAATTAGCAAGAAGAATGAAAGCATTTGGTATTCATTTCAATCCAGTAGGAGATGCCGTAGAGTTTAACGGTAAGCGTGTTCCCTATAGGCTATCTACGAACGTATTATTAGAAGACTTAGCTAAGCCGCTAAAAAGTTTTCACAAGAAGATCCACAGTAAGCTTGATAATGCGTTACACGCTGTTGAAACTGTTCCGACACATACCGCTCGTCCCATACAGAAACCATTGCGTGTGGCACAAGCGGCTTAG
- a CDS encoding alpha-amylase family protein codes for MFNKKSGFSLKPLSVAMLSLSLMACTGPSPSANNQTHEGKGSKSSASNQQSDMLTHTDNSERQGKPVVYQVFTRLFGNTNSTNQPWGTIEQNGVGKFSDFTPKALEAIKALGTSHIWYTGVPHHAVINDYTDFGISNDDPDVVKGRAGSSYAVKDYYNVNPDLADNPAKRLEEFEALIERTHAAGMKVIIDIVPNHVARDYHSLSAPEGVSDFGATDDTSVEYARDNNFYYVVGEAFKVPSADNYQVLGGEPHPLSDGKFDEFPAKWTGNGARAAQPDINDWYETVKVNYGVKPDGSYDFPLLPDEYSRKSIAEHAAFWQGKDLPDSWYKFRDIAHYWVEKGVDGFRFDMAEMVPVEFWSFLNSSIKQKAPDAFLLAEVYQPDKYRDYLHKGKMDYLYDKVGFYDTLKAIMQGKSKVSDLVAVHKEVSDIAPHMLHFLENHDEQRIASPDFASSAEKGKPALAVSTLISSSPTLLYFGQDVGEDGSEETGFGDPTRTSIFDYVGVPAHQRFMNNGKFDGGQSTKEEKELHKFYKRVMSIAATNPATIGNYQSLHALNLGVENSAYSEQQFTFARVQDDHGFLVIANFSDAPVGEIEFTVPASVLSANNKTISLEPLLSHDGIILEKGDVNYRASLSLDGLETKVFAF; via the coding sequence ATGTTTAATAAAAAGTCGGGTTTTTCCCTTAAGCCTCTATCTGTTGCTATGCTTTCATTGAGTTTGATGGCGTGCACTGGTCCGTCGCCATCAGCAAATAATCAAACACACGAGGGCAAAGGAAGTAAGTCTTCAGCATCAAATCAACAAAGTGATATGTTAACGCATACGGATAACAGTGAAAGACAAGGTAAACCAGTGGTCTATCAGGTATTCACTCGACTATTTGGAAATACTAATTCTACTAATCAGCCTTGGGGTACGATCGAGCAAAATGGCGTAGGCAAATTCAGCGACTTTACCCCTAAAGCTCTTGAAGCCATCAAGGCTTTAGGCACCAGTCACATTTGGTATACCGGTGTGCCACATCATGCAGTAATCAATGACTATACTGACTTCGGTATATCAAATGACGACCCCGATGTAGTGAAAGGCCGCGCTGGTTCCTCATACGCTGTAAAAGATTATTACAATGTTAATCCTGACCTAGCTGATAACCCAGCAAAGCGCCTAGAAGAGTTCGAAGCCCTGATTGAAAGAACTCATGCTGCGGGTATGAAAGTCATTATCGATATTGTTCCTAACCACGTGGCCCGCGATTATCATTCGCTTTCTGCCCCTGAAGGGGTAAGTGATTTTGGTGCAACAGACGATACGTCTGTAGAGTATGCCCGCGATAACAACTTCTATTATGTCGTTGGCGAAGCATTTAAAGTGCCTTCTGCTGATAATTACCAAGTGCTAGGTGGCGAGCCCCACCCATTGTCAGACGGTAAGTTCGATGAGTTTCCTGCAAAGTGGACAGGGAACGGTGCAAGGGCAGCGCAGCCAGATATTAACGACTGGTATGAAACAGTAAAGGTTAATTATGGTGTGAAGCCAGACGGTTCCTATGATTTTCCCTTGCTACCAGACGAATACAGTCGAAAATCTATCGCAGAGCACGCCGCGTTTTGGCAAGGGAAAGATCTTCCCGACTCGTGGTACAAATTCAGAGACATTGCCCATTATTGGGTTGAAAAAGGGGTCGATGGATTTCGTTTTGATATGGCCGAAATGGTACCAGTAGAGTTCTGGTCTTTTCTCAACAGCAGCATTAAGCAAAAAGCACCTGATGCATTCTTGCTGGCAGAAGTTTATCAGCCTGACAAATATCGCGATTACCTTCATAAAGGCAAGATGGACTATTTATACGACAAGGTAGGCTTTTACGATACGCTAAAAGCAATTATGCAAGGAAAGAGCAAGGTTAGTGACCTGGTCGCTGTTCACAAAGAAGTTAGCGATATTGCACCACACATGCTGCACTTTTTAGAGAACCATGATGAGCAGCGTATTGCTAGCCCTGATTTTGCAAGTAGCGCTGAAAAAGGTAAGCCTGCACTTGCCGTGAGTACGCTTATAAGCAGTTCTCCAACGCTGCTTTATTTTGGCCAAGATGTGGGCGAAGACGGCAGCGAAGAGACAGGCTTTGGCGACCCAACGCGTACGTCTATTTTCGATTACGTTGGCGTTCCTGCTCATCAGCGGTTTATGAATAATGGAAAATTTGATGGTGGTCAATCTACAAAGGAAGAAAAAGAACTGCATAAGTTTTACAAACGCGTGATGTCTATCGCCGCTACTAACCCGGCCACTATTGGTAATTACCAAAGCCTCCACGCGCTCAATCTCGGCGTCGAAAATTCAGCGTATTCAGAGCAGCAATTTACATTTGCTCGTGTACAAGATGATCATGGTTTCTTGGTTATCGCAAATTTTAGTGATGCACCAGTAGGGGAAATAGAATTTACAGTACCAGCAAGCGTATTAAGTGCAAATAACAAAACTATTAGCCTTGAGCCACTTCTTTCTCATGACGGCATTATCTTAGAAAAAGGTGATGTTAACTACAGAGCCTCGTTATCACTAGATGGACTAGAGACGAAAGTATTTGCCTTCTAG
- a CDS encoding glycoside hydrolase family 13 protein — protein sequence MFNRNRVTNAIFSSRSVSRSLVVSLATLFPAFSAFSSQESNLDVYPPNWWAGMQHTEVELMIFGKDVADDKVSVSEGRVQIKQSRALDSENYLFVTLDIADASPQELVLSLKDEDGSSRDIHYSLEERAKGSSEREGFGPEDAIYLIAPDRFANGNLENDNIDGYQDKVDRTFKGGRHGGDIEGIANNLDYIKEMGFTQIWTMPMLENAMEKYSYHGYSTTDYYNIDPRFGSNETFIELSNKANENGIGVIMDMVLNHIGSEHVWMDDKPSSDWINNNGQFVGTTHKRESLHDPHAIASDIKGFSDGWFVPTMPDLNQRNPHLANYLIQNAIWWVETANLSGIRVDTYSYPDKGFLSQWTNRIMKEYPNFNIVGEEWSVNPAITAYWQAGSQRHDDYDSALPSVMDFPLQTAVVEALNSDESWNSGFITVYETLATDFLYGDPNNLVIFPDNHDMSRIFTQLNNDKAKWNMAMTLFLTTRGIPQVFYGTEILMGNEGTEDHGIIRSDFPGGWPSDSEKNAFSGKGLSGDELWAQERIKTLLALRQTHPQLFKGELKHYAPVDGVYTYFRVAEDTAQKLMVILNKKPVDLPLAKYAEVLGTDVSITRVSDGQTFNASETISLPAMSANVFIVQ from the coding sequence ATGTTTAATCGAAACCGCGTAACTAATGCTATTTTCTCATCACGTAGTGTCTCGCGCTCACTTGTTGTTAGCCTTGCTACTTTATTTCCAGCATTTTCTGCTTTTTCTTCACAAGAAAGTAACCTAGACGTTTATCCACCTAACTGGTGGGCAGGCATGCAACATACTGAAGTAGAACTGATGATTTTTGGCAAAGACGTTGCTGATGATAAGGTTTCCGTGTCCGAAGGGCGTGTGCAAATAAAACAAAGCAGAGCACTTGATAGTGAAAACTATCTTTTTGTAACGCTAGATATTGCCGACGCGAGTCCGCAAGAATTGGTGTTATCGTTAAAAGACGAGGACGGTAGTTCACGGGACATTCACTATTCTTTGGAAGAACGTGCCAAAGGTTCGTCAGAAAGAGAAGGCTTTGGGCCAGAAGATGCCATATACCTAATTGCTCCCGACCGGTTTGCTAATGGCAATTTGGAAAATGACAACATTGATGGTTATCAGGATAAGGTCGATAGGACTTTTAAAGGCGGGCGCCACGGTGGTGATATCGAGGGCATTGCTAATAACCTCGATTATATAAAAGAGATGGGCTTCACCCAAATATGGACGATGCCCATGCTTGAAAACGCAATGGAAAAGTACAGCTACCATGGCTATTCTACCACCGATTACTACAACATTGACCCGCGCTTTGGCTCTAATGAGACGTTTATTGAACTAAGTAACAAAGCAAACGAAAACGGCATCGGCGTTATTATGGATATGGTGCTTAATCATATTGGTAGTGAGCATGTATGGATGGACGATAAACCGTCTTCTGACTGGATAAACAATAACGGACAGTTTGTGGGTACTACCCACAAGCGTGAATCGCTTCACGACCCTCACGCCATAGCAAGCGATATCAAAGGGTTTAGCGACGGTTGGTTTGTACCAACAATGCCAGATCTCAACCAGCGCAATCCACATTTAGCAAATTACTTAATTCAAAATGCAATTTGGTGGGTAGAAACCGCAAATCTGAGCGGCATACGAGTAGACACTTATTCATACCCTGATAAAGGGTTTTTAAGTCAGTGGACCAACCGTATTATGAAGGAATACCCTAACTTCAATATCGTTGGGGAAGAGTGGTCGGTAAACCCTGCTATCACAGCCTATTGGCAAGCAGGCAGTCAGCGACACGATGATTATGATAGCGCGTTGCCTTCTGTGATGGATTTCCCTCTTCAAACTGCCGTTGTTGAAGCGCTTAATAGCGATGAAAGCTGGAATTCTGGGTTTATTACAGTTTACGAAACGTTAGCTACTGATTTCTTGTATGGTGACCCGAATAATCTGGTTATCTTTCCGGATAATCACGATATGAGCAGAATATTCACCCAGTTAAACAACGACAAAGCTAAATGGAATATGGCAATGACGCTGTTTTTAACAACGCGCGGTATACCACAAGTATTCTACGGTACTGAGATTTTGATGGGCAATGAAGGGACAGAAGACCATGGTATTATTCGCTCTGACTTTCCTGGCGGGTGGCCATCGGATAGCGAAAAAAATGCGTTTAGCGGTAAGGGCCTTTCTGGTGACGAGCTGTGGGCGCAGGAGCGTATAAAAACCTTATTAGCGCTGCGCCAAACTCATCCTCAATTATTTAAAGGTGAGCTTAAACATTATGCGCCTGTAGACGGGGTTTACACATATTTTCGAGTAGCCGAGGATACAGCACAGAAGCTTATGGTTATCCTTAATAAAAAACCGGTAGATTTGCCTTTAGCAAAGTACGCAGAGGTATTGGGTACGGATGTATCAATAACTCGCGTGAGTGACGGCCAAACATTTAACGCCTCTGAAACCATAAGCCTTCCTGCTATGTCAGCTAATGTTTTCATTGTGCAATAA
- a CDS encoding MFS transporter has protein sequence MQATQPRLSFWQIWNVSFGFLGVQFGFALQNANVSRILSDLGADLHSLSLFWLVAPIMGLIVQPIVGSASDRTWNRLGRRRPFILAGALAAVVGMILLPNAPIFVAFLAPMLMGALMVALMDASFNVCFQPFRSLVSDMVPASQRNIGYSIQSLLINIGAVIGSILPFVLTNVVGLENTAQMGEVAPSVMWAFYIGATVLLGTVIWTVIRTKEYAPQEYNRYKGLTDEAALNESNAKAPLSQRLGEFFALVKDMPATMKQLAVVQFFSWFALFIMWVYTTPAITQHIWNVDKQWFDPAYIAAAPMVPETIVMAKGAAGDWVGILFAAYSVFAAIFSIFLAKLADKFGRKTVYASALALGGLSYVSFLLFQDLTMVNVNLLITEVTVPLGAVKLLIPMIGVGIAWAAILAMPYAMLAGALPANKTGVYMGIFNFTVAAPQIVSGLTAGWILSSVFDNDAKYIIVVAGVSMLIGAVSVFFVKESDKQELEAEQGA, from the coding sequence ATGCAAGCAACTCAACCACGCCTTTCTTTTTGGCAAATATGGAATGTCAGCTTTGGCTTTCTGGGTGTTCAATTTGGTTTTGCACTGCAAAACGCAAACGTCAGTCGGATACTATCGGACCTAGGTGCAGACCTTCATTCACTATCGCTATTTTGGCTTGTAGCGCCCATTATGGGCTTGATAGTACAGCCTATAGTTGGCTCGGCATCGGATAGAACCTGGAATCGATTAGGTCGCCGTCGGCCGTTTATACTTGCCGGTGCGCTTGCTGCAGTGGTAGGCATGATCTTATTACCCAATGCGCCGATCTTCGTTGCCTTCTTAGCACCTATGCTTATGGGGGCCTTAATGGTTGCACTGATGGATGCATCGTTCAATGTGTGTTTCCAGCCGTTCCGCTCACTGGTATCCGATATGGTACCAGCGTCACAACGCAACATAGGTTATTCAATTCAGTCGCTTCTTATTAATATCGGTGCGGTAATTGGTTCTATATTGCCATTCGTTCTAACCAATGTGGTAGGACTGGAAAATACCGCTCAAATGGGAGAGGTTGCGCCTTCGGTAATGTGGGCATTCTACATCGGTGCGACTGTACTGCTAGGTACGGTTATTTGGACCGTTATACGCACTAAAGAGTATGCGCCACAAGAATATAATCGCTACAAAGGCCTTACCGATGAAGCCGCTTTAAATGAAAGTAATGCTAAAGCACCGCTTAGCCAACGTTTAGGTGAGTTTTTTGCTCTGGTAAAAGACATGCCTGCCACTATGAAACAACTGGCAGTTGTTCAATTCTTCTCTTGGTTTGCGCTTTTTATTATGTGGGTTTACACCACGCCAGCTATAACTCAACATATTTGGAACGTTGACAAGCAATGGTTTGACCCCGCTTATATCGCTGCGGCCCCTATGGTGCCAGAGACTATTGTTATGGCAAAAGGTGCTGCTGGTGACTGGGTAGGCATACTTTTCGCGGCGTATTCTGTGTTCGCTGCAATCTTTTCTATTTTCTTAGCAAAGCTGGCTGATAAATTTGGTCGTAAAACAGTGTACGCTTCGGCTTTAGCGCTTGGTGGCTTGAGCTATGTAAGCTTCTTGCTATTTCAAGACCTTACTATGGTGAACGTAAACCTGCTCATTACTGAAGTGACAGTGCCACTTGGTGCGGTAAAACTTCTTATTCCAATGATAGGCGTGGGTATTGCGTGGGCGGCTATTTTAGCTATGCCTTACGCTATGTTAGCCGGCGCATTACCAGCGAATAAGACCGGGGTTTACATGGGTATATTCAACTTCACCGTGGCAGCACCGCAAATTGTTTCAGGCCTAACTGCTGGATGGATCTTAAGCAGTGTATTCGATAACGATGCCAAGTACATTATTGTGGTTGCAGGTGTATCTATGCTAATTGGTGCTGTGTCGGTCTTCTTTGTTAAAGAGTCAGATAAACAAGAACTTGAAGCGGAGCAGGGAGCTTAA
- a CDS encoding alpha-amylase family glycosyl hydrolase — protein sequence MLFKRSAIALTIAGLLCSACTSTATSSSDKKEMHTSQAIVGTSTPFASEAVYFVVTDRFVDGDPKNNHEDQGGEHPTWQLPLEGPDGKKAYVGYMGGDLQGILNNADYIKDMGFTAVWMTPVHDNPDYAFNGDEPITYGGAFKDGGKTGYHGYWATNFYKADEHLISDDLSVSDYTARMRQHGLKSVFDIVANHGTPSFTMKEDLPGYGELYDKDGNLVADHQNLAPEELDPENNPLHSFFHNYPDLVKLSNLDDENPEVRDYLINSYLYWISQGADAFRIDTIRHVPHSFWREASDRIRKQNPDFFMFGEAFDYEAKNIAQHTLPKNGGVSVLDFPMQKAMVNVFEKPLESDFADLEKVLYLTHGPYNNPYELTTFYDNHDMARIDATDEGFINAHNWLFTVRGIPVVYMGSEIGFMRGTAEHAGNRNYLGQQRIDQAKSHPIQQALTRIANVRKNTVALQRGVQVNLELSGHRAAFYRVIDTKDAQQTALVLLNKGENAQTFEVSKLMQSGNWVEQLSGQTQNVEDGAALNATVKANGVQVWVREGKPSNPALLTQIEHQLARQ from the coding sequence ATGCTATTTAAACGTTCAGCAATTGCATTAACGATAGCTGGTTTGCTTTGTTCGGCTTGCACCAGCACGGCTACATCGTCTTCAGATAAAAAAGAGATGCATACTTCACAGGCTATTGTGGGTACCAGCACGCCCTTTGCTAGCGAAGCGGTGTACTTTGTAGTAACAGATCGCTTTGTCGACGGTGACCCTAAGAATAACCACGAAGATCAGGGTGGTGAACATCCTACTTGGCAGTTGCCGCTTGAAGGGCCCGACGGTAAAAAAGCCTATGTGGGTTATATGGGCGGTGATTTACAAGGCATCTTAAATAACGCGGATTACATCAAAGATATGGGTTTCACCGCGGTATGGATGACACCTGTACATGACAACCCTGACTATGCGTTTAACGGCGACGAGCCTATTACGTACGGCGGTGCATTTAAAGACGGCGGGAAAACTGGCTATCATGGTTACTGGGCAACTAACTTTTATAAAGCGGATGAGCATTTAATTAGCGACGATTTGAGCGTAAGTGACTATACCGCACGGATGCGTCAGCACGGTCTTAAATCAGTGTTTGATATCGTTGCAAATCATGGCACCCCAAGCTTTACCATGAAAGAAGATTTGCCAGGTTATGGTGAGCTTTACGATAAAGATGGAAACTTAGTTGCTGACCATCAAAACCTAGCGCCTGAAGAGTTGGATCCTGAAAACAATCCGCTACATAGCTTTTTCCATAATTATCCAGACTTAGTAAAGCTTTCAAACCTAGATGATGAGAACCCAGAAGTTCGGGATTATTTAATTAACAGTTACCTTTATTGGATATCGCAAGGCGCTGATGCATTTAGGATAGATACCATAAGGCACGTGCCGCATTCATTTTGGCGTGAAGCGTCTGACCGTATTCGCAAACAAAACCCAGACTTCTTTATGTTTGGTGAAGCGTTCGACTACGAAGCTAAAAATATTGCGCAGCATACGTTACCTAAAAATGGTGGTGTTAGCGTTCTAGACTTTCCTATGCAAAAAGCCATGGTAAACGTCTTTGAAAAGCCGCTAGAAAGTGATTTCGCAGATTTAGAAAAGGTACTATATCTCACTCACGGCCCTTACAATAACCCCTATGAACTAACCACCTTCTATGACAACCATGATATGGCGCGCATTGATGCAACAGATGAAGGGTTTATTAATGCACACAACTGGCTCTTTACTGTTCGAGGTATACCGGTTGTTTATATGGGCTCAGAAATCGGTTTCATGCGCGGTACGGCTGAGCATGCTGGTAATCGTAACTACCTTGGCCAGCAACGTATCGATCAGGCTAAGAGCCATCCTATTCAACAGGCGCTAACAAGAATCGCCAACGTGCGTAAGAACACTGTTGCCTTGCAACGCGGTGTGCAGGTAAATCTGGAACTTAGCGGCCATCGCGCGGCATTCTACCGCGTTATCGATACCAAAGATGCGCAGCAAACAGCGCTGGTGTTGCTAAACAAGGGGGAGAATGCCCAAACGTTTGAGGTGAGTAAACTAATGCAGTCGGGCAATTGGGTAGAACAATTGTCTGGGCAAACCCAAAACGTAGAGGACGGCGCTGCGTTAAACGCTACCGTTAAGGCTAATGGCGTTCAAGTGTGGGTTCGAGAAGGCAAGCCTAGTAACCCTGCGTTACTCACTCAAATTGAACATCAACTTGCTCGTCAGTAA